The genomic region CCGACATCGGCTTCGACGATCCGAGCGCGTTCCATCGCGCGTTCCGGCACTGGACAGGAAGCACGCCGGGCACTTACCGGCGGCGCGCGTAACGCGTCACGCGTCATGCATCGCTTCAAGGTAGCCGGTTCCCATAACTGGATACCTTCGCGCGCTCCCATGGACGGCTCCCCTGGCGGAACGGTTTACGAATCGGCGGGACAGGCAGGGCGCCCGTTGCCGAAGCTGCGCACCGTGCTCGCGATCCGCGTGGCGAACTGCTCGATCATGCGCTGTTGCACCCGCACCATGTCCGCGTAGCCGCCGGGTGCCGCTTCGCTGAGCCGCGTGCTGCACGAAATGCGCGTGCCCGGCGTGCCCGGCGTGTCCTGCTGCACGCCGACGACCCAATCCGCTTCGAACTGGGCCATGCTCCCGGGCCACGCATCGAAGCGGCGCACCTGCGTGCGGATGCTCATGACGGTCTGGTTCGACGGACGCGGCAGGCCGGTGACGTTGCGCGCGCCCAGCTGCTCGACGAGCGCCGACGAAAGCGCCGCGCGCAGCTCGTCGCCGAGCGGCGCGACCCAGCGTTCGTTGTCGAGTATCCGCGCGGCGCCGGTCCCGCTGCGCACGACCATCTGCTGCTGGTCGAGCTGGGCAGGGATGCCGACCGGCAACACGTTGATCGCCAGCGGCGCGGCGGCGCGCGCGGTGGTCGACGTTGCCGTTGTCGTCGCGGACGTGGCTGGTGAGACGAGGGTGTAGTAATGCACCGGGTTCGACGCGCAGGCGGTCAGCGCGATGACGGCGCCGGTGCCCAGGGCGATCGTCCTGGCGCGAATCGGGAAGCTCATGGTTGTCGTGGCTCCTGCTGGACAGGCGAGGTGGAAGGGGCGACCGGCGCGATCGGCGCATGATCGGCGCCGGTGCCCCGGAGCAGCGCGTCGGGACGGCGGCCCAGCATGTCGGTGAGCGTGCGCAGCGAGCGCGCGGTACGCTGGACTTCGGTCAGCGTGTTCGTGAGGTTTTCCTGAAGCGGGCCGTCCTCGGCGATGCCCTGGCGCAACGCGCCGAACGTCTGGTTCGCCTGGTCGAGCGCGCGCGTCGTCGACGGCAGCAACTGGCCGTTGACCTGCCTGAGCGTCGCGTCCAGGTTCGTCAGGCTCGAATCGACATGCTTGCCGATCGACTCCAGCGGCAGCTTGTTGATCTTGTCGACGATGTCGGCGAGCTGCTCCGGCAGCTTGTCGAAGGTACTCGGCACGGTGGGCAAGGTCAGCGGCGTGGCGTTCGCGTCGAACGGCACCTTCGGCGCGTTCTTCACGAAATCGAACGAAATGTAGAGCTGCTCCGTCAGCAGGTTGCCGGTACGTGCCTGCGCACGGAGCCCATGCTCGACCAGGCCGGCGAGAAACTGGGCCGCGCGCGGATTGCCGTTGCCTTCGGTCTTCTGCAGCTTCTCGATGACGGGGCCGAGCCGGTACGGATAGACCTTGACCATGACGATGGACTGGAAGCGCCGGGTGGTGCGGTCGAAGTCGAGCTGGGTCGAGACCACCTTGCCCATGTTGACGCCGGAGAATTCCACCGGCGCCCCGACCGCGAGCCCCCGCAACGGCTGCTCGAAGCGGAGTCGAATGAGCTGGGATGGCCCGTCCGGCGCCGCCATCGCGGACGTTTCGTTGTCGGCGAGCGTAAACAGGTGGTTTGCACGGGCCGCCGCCGCATCGCTGTCTTCCGGCGTCGCGAACGCGATGCCGCCGCCCACGATCGTCGCGACCGACTGGGTCTTCAGCTTCAGGCCGTTCGCGTCGAGCGACAGATCCATCCCGCTCGCGTTCCAGAAGCGCGTATCGGTCGTCACCAGCCGATCGTACGGCGCATCGATGAACACCTGCAGGTTCATGTCGCGGCGCTGCATGTCGAGCTTGTAAGACGCGACGTGGCCGACCATCAGATGGCGGTAATAGACCGGCGAGCCGATATCGAGCGAGCCGAGATCGGTGGCGCGCAGCGCGAAGCTCGTCCCCGGCATGCCGTTGATGACGGTGGGCGGCGTCTCGAGCCCGGTGTAGGCCTTGCGCGATTGCGTCGAGCCGCCCGTGTCCATGCCGATGTAGGCGCCGGAGAACAGCGTATCGATGCCCGATACGCCGCTCATGCCGACAC from Burkholderia sp. HI2500 harbors:
- a CDS encoding PqiC family protein, whose protein sequence is MSFPIRARTIALGTGAVIALTACASNPVHYYTLVSPATSATTTATSTTARAAAPLAINVLPVGIPAQLDQQQMVVRSGTGAARILDNERWVAPLGDELRAALSSALVEQLGARNVTGLPRPSNQTVMSIRTQVRRFDAWPGSMAQFEADWVVGVQQDTPGTPGTRISCSTRLSEAAPGGYADMVRVQQRMIEQFATRIASTVRSFGNGRPACPADS
- a CDS encoding PqiB family protein — encoded protein: MNPPSGPQGLEPHDPPVTRNRLRLSLVWLVPLVAALIGLSMVIHAWLSVGPEITITFNTAQGLEAGKTPVKYKDVVIGTVTAISLSDDSSHVVATVSFVKNARNLIRDDTRFWVVRPRVGMSGVSGIDTLFSGAYIGMDTGGSTQSRKAYTGLETPPTVINGMPGTSFALRATDLGSLDIGSPVYYRHLMVGHVASYKLDMQRRDMNLQVFIDAPYDRLVTTDTRFWNASGMDLSLDANGLKLKTQSVATIVGGGIAFATPEDSDAAAARANHLFTLADNETSAMAAPDGPSQLIRLRFEQPLRGLAVGAPVEFSGVNMGKVVSTQLDFDRTTRRFQSIVMVKVYPYRLGPVIEKLQKTEGNGNPRAAQFLAGLVEHGLRAQARTGNLLTEQLYISFDFVKNAPKVPFDANATPLTLPTVPSTFDKLPEQLADIVDKINKLPLESIGKHVDSSLTNLDATLRQVNGQLLPSTTRALDQANQTFGALRQGIAEDGPLQENLTNTLTEVQRTARSLRTLTDMLGRRPDALLRGTGADHAPIAPVAPSTSPVQQEPRQP